One Malania oleifera isolate guangnan ecotype guangnan chromosome 9, ASM2987363v1, whole genome shotgun sequence DNA segment encodes these proteins:
- the LOC131164822 gene encoding gibberellin 20-oxidase-like protein has protein sequence MSELWISMQLPVLDMSQPVQPSFLSSLSQASQEMGFFYISNHGISRDLFGKVCLLSKHIFGLPLESKLRLGPLSSTKTYTPRFIASPFFESLRVSGPDFFASAKNSADALFDKQHSDYSEILEEYGNKMEELSKRIIEVVLMSLGDDFVGKFYEPDFNNCHGYLRIVSYSPPDNVEEKEVEGLGMHTDMSCITIVYQDEIGGLQMRLREGEWMDIQPREGSLVVNIGDLMQAWSNGRLRSSEHRVVLRHAVNRLCLAFFWCFEDEKVILAPDEVVGEGNPRIYRPFVCLDYLKFRESDEEGKFEKVGYTVKDFAGLKLQT, from the exons atgtcTGAATTGTGGATTTCTATGCAATTACCTGTATTAGATATGTCTCAGCCAGTTCAGCCTTCCTTCCTATCATCCCTTTCCCAAGCAAGTCAGGAAATGGGCTTCTTTTACATCAGCAACCATGGAATCTCTAGAGATCTTTTCGGAAAAGTGTGTTTACTTTCAAAGCATATTTTTGGCCTTCCCCTAGAATCCAAACTCAGGCTTGGTCCATTGTCATCCACAAAAACTTACACTCCCCGTTTCATAGCCTCCCCTTTCTTTGAAAGCTTGCGAGTGTCTGGACCAGATTTCTTTGCTTCTGCTAAGAATTCTGCTGATGCACTCTTTGACAAGCAGCATTCTGATTATAG TGAGATATTGGaagaatatggaaacaagatgGAGGAGTTATCAAAGAGAATCATTGAGGTTGTATTAATGAGCCTGGGGGATGACTTTGTGGGGAAGTTCTATGAACCTGACTTCAACAACTGCCATGGTTATTTGAGGATAGTGAGCTACTCACCACCGGACAATGTGGAGGAAAAAGAGGTGGAAGGACTTGGAATGCATACAGATATGAGCTGTATAACTATAGTCTATCAAGATGAGATTGGTGGGCTGCAAATGAGATTGAGGGAAGGAGAATGGATGGACATACAACCACGTGAGGGTTCTCTAGTTGTAAACATTGGAGATCTAATGCAGGCTTGGAGCAATGGGCGGCTTAGATCATCCGAACACAGGGTTGTTTTGAGGCATGCTGTTAACCGCCTGTGTCTGGCTTTCTTCTGGTGCTTTGAGGATGAGAAAGTGATCTTGGCACCAGATGAAGTTGTTGGGGAAGGAAACCCAAGGATTTATAGGCCGTTCGTTTGCTTGGATTA